In Hydrogenovibrio marinus, a single genomic region encodes these proteins:
- a CDS encoding NADH-quinone oxidoreductase subunit D: protein MSEIRNYTLNFGPQHPSAHGVLRLVLELDGETIVRSDPHIGLLHRGTEKLAEYKPYNQSIGYMDRLDYVSMMSNEHAYVMAIEKMIGVEVPERAQYIRVMFDEITRILNHLMWLGAHALDIGAMTVFLYAFREREDLMDCYEAVSGARMHATYYRPGGVYRDLPDTMAKYEASKWHSGKKLDKLNETREGSLLDFIEAFTQRFPGYVDEYETLLTDNRIWKQRTVDIGIVSPERALQLGFTGPMLRGSGIAWDLRKKQPYEVYDKMDFDIPVGATGDCYDRYLVRVAEMRESNKIIKQCVDWLKKNPGSVMTSDHKVAPPSREEAKSNMEALIHHFKLFTEGYAVPAGESYTAVEHPKGEFGIYMVSDGANKPYRLKVKAPGFAHLASLDEMAKGHMIADVVSIIGTQDIVFGEIDR, encoded by the coding sequence ATGTCTGAAATTCGAAACTATACGCTTAACTTCGGTCCACAGCATCCATCTGCGCACGGTGTACTGCGCTTGGTCCTTGAGCTGGATGGTGAAACGATTGTGCGTTCTGATCCTCATATCGGTTTACTACACCGAGGCACTGAGAAGTTAGCGGAATATAAACCTTACAATCAGTCGATTGGATATATGGATCGTTTGGATTACGTTTCTATGATGTCCAATGAGCATGCGTATGTGATGGCGATTGAAAAAATGATCGGCGTTGAAGTGCCTGAGCGCGCTCAGTATATTCGTGTGATGTTCGATGAAATTACTCGTATATTGAACCACCTTATGTGGCTAGGTGCACATGCACTGGATATTGGTGCGATGACCGTTTTCCTTTATGCCTTCCGTGAGCGTGAAGATTTAATGGATTGTTATGAAGCGGTCTCAGGTGCGCGTATGCACGCAACCTATTATCGTCCTGGCGGTGTATATCGCGATTTGCCAGATACCATGGCTAAATATGAAGCTTCAAAATGGCACTCTGGTAAAAAACTGGATAAGTTGAATGAAACTCGAGAAGGCTCGTTGCTGGATTTTATTGAGGCTTTTACACAACGTTTCCCTGGTTATGTTGATGAGTATGAAACACTATTGACTGATAACCGTATCTGGAAACAAAGAACGGTAGATATCGGTATTGTTTCACCAGAAAGAGCGTTGCAACTAGGGTTTACAGGCCCTATGCTACGCGGTTCTGGTATTGCTTGGGATTTGCGTAAGAAACAGCCATATGAAGTCTATGACAAAATGGATTTTGACATCCCAGTCGGTGCTACTGGAGATTGTTATGATCGCTATTTGGTTCGCGTTGCAGAAATGCGCGAATCTAACAAAATTATTAAGCAATGTGTTGACTGGTTGAAGAAAAATCCTGGCTCGGTTATGACTAGCGACCATAAAGTTGCACCACCTTCTCGTGAAGAAGCCAAGTCCAATATGGAAGCATTGATTCACCACTTTAAGTTGTTTACCGAAGGTTATGCGGTACCAGCTGGTGAAAGTTATACCGCTGTAGAACACCCAAAAGGTGAATTCGGTATTTACATGGTGTCCGATGGTGCGAACAAACCTTACCGACTAAAAGTTAAGGCACCTGGGTTTGCTCACTTGGCTTCGCTTGATGAAATGGCAAAAGGCCACATGATTGCCGATGTCGTTTCTATTATCGGAACGCAAGATATCGTATTTGGGGAGATTGACCGATGA
- a CDS encoding NuoB/complex I 20 kDa subunit family protein: MGIEGVLKEGVVTTSADKLINWARTGSLWPMTFGLACCAVEMMHAGASRYDLDRFGIIFRPSPRQSDVMIVAGTLVNKMAPALRKVYDQMAEPRWVISMGSCANGGGYYHYSYSVVRGCDRIVPVDVYVPGCPPTAEALLYGIIQLQAKIKRTNTIAR, encoded by the coding sequence ATGGGAATAGAAGGCGTTTTGAAGGAAGGGGTAGTTACCACTTCCGCAGATAAGCTGATTAACTGGGCAAGAACGGGTTCTTTGTGGCCGATGACTTTTGGGCTGGCTTGTTGTGCAGTTGAAATGATGCATGCAGGTGCATCACGTTATGACTTGGATCGCTTTGGAATTATTTTCAGACCTAGTCCGCGTCAATCGGATGTGATGATTGTTGCTGGAACTCTGGTAAATAAGATGGCGCCAGCTTTGCGTAAAGTTTATGACCAAATGGCAGAGCCTCGTTGGGTAATCTCTATGGGTTCATGTGCTAACGGCGGCGGTTATTACCACTATTCTTATTCAGTTGTTCGCGGCTGTGACAGGATTGTTCCTGTAGATGTCTACGTTCCTGGATGCCCTCCAACAGCAGAAGCTTTGTTATATGGGATTATCCAGCTTCAAGCGAAAATTAAACGAACAAATACCATTGCTCGTTAA
- a CDS encoding NADH-quinone oxidoreductase subunit A, producing the protein MLENYLPIIVFVVLGILFGVGPILMGYLLGPNRPDAEKLSPYECGFEAFEDSRMKFDVRFYLVAILFIIFDLEIAFLFPWAIVLQEVGTFGLLAMAGFLSLLVVGFVYEWKKGALEWE; encoded by the coding sequence ATGCTTGAAAATTATTTACCTATCATAGTGTTTGTTGTGCTAGGCATATTATTTGGTGTAGGGCCGATCCTGATGGGATATCTGCTTGGACCAAACCGTCCTGATGCCGAGAAGCTTTCTCCATATGAGTGTGGATTTGAAGCCTTTGAAGATTCTCGTATGAAATTTGATGTTCGCTTCTATCTTGTTGCGATCCTTTTCATTATTTTTGATTTGGAAATCGCATTTCTGTTCCCTTGGGCAATTGTGTTGCAAGAAGTGGGTACATTTGGATTGTTGGCGATGGCAGGGTTTTTATCACTACTGGTAGTCGGCTTTGTTTATGAGTGGAAAAAGGGAGCGCTTGAATGGGAATAG
- a CDS encoding NADH-quinone oxidoreductase subunit NuoE family protein, translating into MSATANVIQGEVKERIDRWVSHYPEDQKQSAVMPALRIVQEVSGGSLTTELMDQVADYLEMTPIAVYEVATFYSMYEHKPVGKHKICLCTNISCMLRGSDEILEHLEKKLGVGVGEVTPDGKFSIKKVECLGACGGAPMMMLGKEYYENLTEESLDEILDGLE; encoded by the coding sequence ATGAGCGCAACAGCGAATGTTATTCAAGGTGAAGTGAAAGAGCGTATTGATCGCTGGGTTTCACATTACCCGGAAGATCAAAAACAGTCTGCGGTTATGCCTGCGCTGAGAATCGTTCAAGAAGTTAGTGGTGGTAGTTTGACTACTGAACTAATGGATCAAGTTGCAGACTATCTTGAAATGACGCCAATTGCCGTTTATGAAGTCGCAACTTTTTACTCTATGTATGAACATAAGCCTGTTGGTAAACACAAGATTTGTTTGTGTACCAACATTTCGTGCATGTTGCGCGGCAGTGATGAGATTCTAGAACACCTAGAGAAAAAGTTAGGTGTCGGTGTGGGTGAAGTGACGCCTGATGGAAAATTCTCAATTAAAAAAGTTGAGTGTTTAGGTGCCTGTGGAGGCGCTCCAATGATGATGCTCGGGAAAGAATATTATGAAAATCTTACCGAAGAATCACTTGATGAAATTTTAGACGGATTGGAGTAA
- the secG gene encoding preprotein translocase subunit SecG has protein sequence MFSFVLTIHLVVAFILIVLVLLQHGKGADAGANFGGGSSQSVFGGGGSSSFLLKVTAVVAAIFFMTSLTLAYLGAKQVKGYQSVVQKPVVTTEKKNNNDTKAPVVPE, from the coding sequence ATGTTTTCATTTGTACTAACCATTCATTTGGTAGTGGCATTTATTTTAATCGTGCTTGTGCTATTACAGCACGGTAAAGGTGCTGACGCTGGTGCGAATTTCGGAGGTGGGTCTTCCCAGTCTGTATTCGGTGGTGGCGGTTCAAGTAGTTTTTTGTTGAAAGTAACTGCAGTTGTGGCGGCGATTTTCTTTATGACAAGTTTGACGCTAGCCTATTTGGGCGCCAAACAGGTAAAAGGATATCAAAGTGTTGTTCAAAAGCCTGTAGTGACAACAGAGAAAAAGAATAATAACGATACAAAAGCTCCGGTGGTACCAGAGTAA
- the nuoG gene encoding NADH-quinone oxidoreductase subunit NuoG: protein MVKIEINGQVVEAREGDMLIDVADDAQISIPRFCYHKKLSIAANCRMCLVEVEGAPKALPACATPVTDGMKVFTKSSKAVAAQKSVMEFLLINHPLDCPICDQGGECELQDVAMEYGDDVSKYTEAKRILGDKNIGSLIHTDMTRCIHCTRCVRFGQEIGGIMELGATGRSEWMEIGTYIEKSVSSEMSGNMIDLCPVGALTSKPFRYSARPWELKSHKSIAPHDSIGSNIIIHSKNNKVLRVVPDENEAINEVWISDRDRFSYEGINSEDRLTAPMIKKNGQWKKVDWETALEFVVDSLKSRLAEPNDIGVLASPSSTLEELHLLQKLARGLGVRNLDHRLRQVDFSMDKICQVGSKLNHSLDEVESLKSVLLVGSFLRKELPMLNHRVRKAQLSGARVFAVNPQDFKFNYDVETLANEDLLAELKAVAKAATSMAGNVPNYLSSVEVTDAHKDIATHLHNNPSAIMLGQIAQMDARYSQIVKLCDDIAKVTQATFSILPMAGNEVGAQLTGFVPKEGGLNTVEMLSNNLKTFINLGIEPEHDVQDGNMALQAMQSADFVVSLTAFDTEAQRSYADVMLPIATFAETAGTFVNATGVKQSFKMAVEPQGEAKPAWKIFRVLGNMFELEGFEQTHSNQVLAEVLDSEIPSADYAALSLANDEASLIPTPLVSIYSVDALVRRSASLQATPDASASN, encoded by the coding sequence ATGGTTAAAATTGAGATAAACGGACAAGTTGTTGAAGCTCGTGAAGGTGACATGCTTATTGATGTTGCTGACGATGCTCAAATTTCTATTCCGCGTTTTTGTTACCACAAGAAGCTATCCATCGCGGCAAACTGCCGTATGTGTTTGGTTGAAGTTGAAGGTGCGCCTAAAGCTTTGCCAGCTTGTGCAACCCCTGTAACGGATGGGATGAAGGTCTTTACTAAATCCTCTAAAGCAGTTGCGGCACAAAAATCAGTCATGGAATTCTTGTTGATCAACCACCCACTGGATTGTCCAATCTGTGACCAAGGTGGCGAGTGTGAGCTGCAAGATGTGGCAATGGAGTATGGTGATGATGTTTCCAAATATACGGAAGCCAAGCGTATTCTAGGTGATAAAAATATTGGTTCGCTTATCCATACCGATATGACGCGTTGTATTCACTGTACCCGTTGTGTCCGTTTCGGCCAAGAGATTGGCGGGATTATGGAGCTAGGTGCTACTGGTCGTAGTGAATGGATGGAAATCGGTACGTATATCGAGAAGTCGGTTTCTTCTGAAATGTCCGGGAACATGATTGATTTGTGTCCAGTAGGTGCATTGACCTCTAAGCCGTTCCGTTATTCAGCTAGACCATGGGAGTTGAAATCTCATAAGTCTATTGCGCCTCACGACAGTATCGGCTCTAACATCATTATCCATTCTAAAAACAATAAAGTACTTCGTGTTGTTCCAGATGAAAACGAAGCCATCAACGAAGTTTGGATTTCTGACCGTGATCGCTTCTCTTATGAAGGGATTAACAGTGAAGATCGTCTAACGGCTCCAATGATTAAGAAGAATGGTCAATGGAAAAAAGTTGACTGGGAAACGGCATTGGAATTTGTTGTTGATTCTCTAAAATCACGTTTGGCTGAACCAAATGATATCGGTGTATTGGCTTCACCGTCTTCTACATTAGAAGAATTGCACTTGTTGCAAAAATTGGCGAGAGGATTAGGTGTTCGCAATCTAGACCACAGATTGAGACAAGTAGATTTCTCAATGGATAAAATCTGCCAGGTTGGGTCTAAGCTAAATCATTCTCTGGATGAAGTAGAGTCTTTGAAATCGGTGCTTCTGGTTGGTAGCTTCTTAAGAAAAGAATTGCCAATGCTGAATCACCGTGTTCGTAAAGCACAGTTGTCTGGTGCTAGGGTATTTGCGGTGAATCCTCAAGACTTTAAGTTCAACTATGATGTTGAAACTTTGGCTAACGAAGACCTTCTAGCCGAGTTGAAAGCTGTTGCAAAAGCTGCGACGTCAATGGCTGGAAATGTTCCGAATTACCTATCTTCAGTTGAAGTAACTGATGCACATAAAGACATTGCAACACATTTGCACAACAACCCATCAGCAATCATGTTGGGACAAATTGCGCAAATGGATGCACGTTATTCACAAATCGTTAAGTTGTGTGACGACATCGCTAAAGTGACTCAAGCAACCTTCAGTATTTTGCCAATGGCAGGAAACGAAGTAGGGGCACAGCTAACTGGTTTTGTGCCAAAAGAAGGTGGTTTGAATACCGTAGAAATGTTGTCAAACAATTTGAAGACTTTCATCAACTTGGGTATTGAACCTGAACATGATGTTCAAGATGGGAACATGGCACTTCAAGCGATGCAGTCTGCGGACTTTGTTGTGTCATTGACTGCCTTCGATACGGAAGCGCAACGTAGTTATGCAGACGTCATGTTGCCAATCGCAACATTCGCTGAAACTGCAGGGACTTTTGTTAATGCTACGGGTGTGAAGCAGTCATTCAAAATGGCAGTTGAACCTCAAGGCGAAGCAAAGCCTGCTTGGAAAATCTTCCGCGTGTTGGGCAACATGTTCGAGTTGGAAGGCTTTGAGCAAACCCATTCTAATCAAGTGTTGGCTGAAGTTTTGGATTCAGAAATTCCGAGTGCTGATTATGCTGCATTGTCGTTGGCCAATGATGAAGCAAGCTTAATTCCTACACCACTTGTTTCAATTTATTCGGTAGATGCACTGGTGCGCCGTTCAGCATCTTTGCAAGCAACCCCTGATGCGTCAGCATCTAATTAA
- the tpiA gene encoding triose-phosphate isomerase: protein MRQMFVAGNWKMHGNKADIKSLITGLNAMSDRAGNAKVAICPPALYVDYVNRSLSASNIELGVQNIAEEPVQGAYTGEISADMVKDLGCQYVILGHSERRAIYKETDAEIANKVDTAIRSGLTPILCVGETLEEREAGQLEEVISTQINAVVAKVGINAFKNVVIAYEPVWAIGTGKTATAEQAQEVHAFIRNLLAGYDEGVASGIIIQYGGSVKPDNAKELFSQPDIDGGLIGGASLVAEDFMAICEAAGE from the coding sequence ATGAGACAAATGTTTGTCGCAGGTAATTGGAAAATGCATGGCAATAAGGCTGATATTAAGAGCCTTATAACGGGGCTTAATGCAATGTCTGACCGTGCAGGAAACGCTAAAGTAGCCATATGTCCACCAGCATTGTATGTGGATTATGTAAATCGTTCTTTGTCAGCATCAAATATCGAGTTGGGTGTCCAGAATATCGCGGAAGAACCTGTTCAGGGAGCGTATACTGGAGAGATTTCTGCGGACATGGTCAAAGATCTTGGATGTCAGTACGTTATTTTAGGACATTCGGAAAGACGTGCTATTTATAAAGAAACGGACGCAGAGATTGCTAATAAAGTCGATACTGCGATTCGATCAGGTTTGACGCCAATATTGTGTGTCGGAGAAACTTTGGAAGAACGTGAAGCAGGTCAGTTGGAAGAGGTTATCTCCACACAGATTAATGCAGTCGTAGCCAAAGTTGGTATTAATGCTTTTAAAAACGTAGTGATTGCTTATGAGCCAGTTTGGGCAATCGGTACTGGTAAAACGGCAACTGCGGAGCAAGCACAAGAAGTTCACGCATTTATTCGCAATCTATTGGCGGGCTATGATGAAGGTGTCGCAAGTGGCATCATTATTCAGTACGGTGGTAGTGTGAAACCGGATAATGCAAAGGAATTGTTCAGTCAGCCTGATATTGATGGCGGTTTGATTGGTGGTGCTTCATTGGTTGCTGAAGATTTTATGGCCATTTGTGAGGCTGCAGGAGAGTAA
- the nuoF gene encoding NADH-quinone oxidoreductase subunit NuoF, whose product MIPQNENCYRLNHLENSWDIDTYVANGGYEVWKKVLAGEITPQEIIDEVKTSGIRGRGGAGFPTGLKWSFMNRNAPGPKYILCNSDEGEPGTFKDRDIMRYNPHQLVEGMMIAGYVIGACAGYNYIRGEFWEPYKRFDNAVNQAREAGLLGKNILGSGFDFDLYTHLGAGAYICGEETALIESVEGKKGQPRFKPPFPASYGLYGKPTTINNTETLASIPMILAKGGDWFADIGAPNAGGTKCYSVSGHISNPGNFEVRMGTPFKDLLELAGGVWKGRKLKAVIPGGSSTAVLPAEKALEMNMDYDSIAKAGSFLGAGSVIIMDDQTDMVRALERLTWFYYEESCGQCTPCREGTGWMYRVVHRIRQGKGRPEDIELLKDVSGKIMGRVICGLGDAAAIPVGSFLDHYEHEFRHYIEHGCSIFDRA is encoded by the coding sequence ATGATTCCACAGAATGAAAATTGTTACCGTTTAAATCATTTAGAAAACTCATGGGATATCGATACTTACGTTGCCAATGGTGGTTACGAGGTATGGAAAAAAGTCTTAGCAGGTGAAATTACACCTCAAGAGATTATTGATGAAGTGAAAACTTCCGGTATTCGTGGGCGTGGTGGTGCTGGTTTCCCAACTGGTTTGAAGTGGAGTTTCATGAACCGCAATGCACCGGGTCCAAAGTACATCTTATGTAACTCAGATGAAGGTGAACCAGGCACTTTTAAAGACCGCGATATTATGCGTTACAACCCACACCAATTGGTTGAAGGGATGATGATTGCTGGTTATGTGATTGGCGCTTGTGCTGGGTATAACTATATTCGTGGTGAGTTCTGGGAGCCATACAAGCGTTTCGACAATGCTGTAAACCAAGCAAGAGAAGCAGGATTGCTTGGTAAGAATATTCTTGGCTCAGGTTTTGATTTCGATCTTTACACGCACTTGGGGGCAGGCGCTTATATTTGTGGTGAAGAAACGGCTCTGATTGAGTCTGTTGAAGGTAAGAAAGGTCAGCCACGCTTTAAACCGCCGTTCCCTGCAAGCTACGGTTTGTATGGTAAGCCAACCACTATCAACAATACTGAGACACTGGCTTCAATCCCAATGATCTTAGCGAAAGGTGGTGACTGGTTTGCAGATATCGGTGCACCTAATGCAGGTGGAACTAAGTGTTATTCAGTTTCTGGGCATATCAGTAACCCAGGAAACTTTGAAGTTCGAATGGGAACGCCATTTAAGGACTTGTTAGAGTTGGCTGGTGGTGTTTGGAAAGGACGCAAACTGAAAGCAGTGATTCCTGGTGGTTCTTCAACCGCTGTGCTTCCTGCTGAGAAGGCGCTCGAAATGAATATGGATTATGACTCTATTGCGAAAGCGGGTTCCTTTCTAGGAGCTGGTTCTGTGATCATTATGGATGATCAAACAGATATGGTTCGCGCATTAGAGCGTTTGACATGGTTCTACTATGAAGAATCATGCGGACAATGTACGCCATGTCGTGAAGGTACTGGATGGATGTATCGAGTCGTTCACCGTATCAGACAAGGTAAAGGTAGACCAGAGGACATCGAATTATTAAAAGATGTTTCAGGAAAAATTATGGGACGCGTAATTTGTGGTTTGGGTGATGCTGCGGCGATACCAGTCGGTAGCTTCTTAGATCATTACGAACACGAGTTCCGTCATTACATTGAGCACGGTTGCAGCATCTTTGATAGAGCTTAA
- the nuoH gene encoding NADH-quinone oxidoreductase subunit NuoH has product MFDSLQAWLSSFMYDWLAVLITLLIQAVVVIMPVMITVAWLTYAERKVIGYMQVRMGPNRVGPGGWLQPIADAVKALTKEVVIPSQSNKYLFIIAPVLAIAPAVAAWAVIPFDANGVVVANINAGVLYVLAVASIGVYGIVISGWASNSKYAFLGALRASAQKISYEIAMGFALVTVLMVADSMNLTDIVNGQKGGIWHWYWIPLLPMFFVYFISGLAETNRAPFDVAEGESEIVAGFHVEYSGMAFAVFFLAEYSMMILISFMTAIMFLGGWLSPFDGIPGVEAVFGWIPGFIWLFAKVAFLLFLFLWFRATFPRYRYDQIMRLGWKVLIPVTIVWVFVVMIMEYVKLGPWFN; this is encoded by the coding sequence ATGTTTGATTCATTACAAGCTTGGCTATCTTCTTTCATGTATGACTGGCTGGCTGTGCTGATTACGTTATTAATCCAGGCAGTGGTTGTTATCATGCCGGTCATGATTACGGTTGCATGGTTGACTTACGCTGAGCGTAAAGTCATCGGCTATATGCAAGTTCGTATGGGGCCTAACCGAGTCGGTCCAGGTGGTTGGTTGCAACCGATTGCAGATGCGGTTAAAGCCTTGACCAAAGAAGTGGTTATCCCTAGCCAATCTAACAAGTACCTGTTTATTATCGCGCCAGTATTGGCAATCGCGCCTGCAGTAGCGGCTTGGGCGGTTATCCCGTTTGATGCGAATGGTGTCGTGGTTGCTAACATCAACGCAGGCGTGCTTTATGTATTGGCTGTGGCTTCGATTGGTGTTTACGGTATCGTTATTTCTGGTTGGGCATCCAACTCTAAGTATGCATTCCTTGGTGCACTTCGTGCATCTGCACAGAAGATTTCCTATGAAATCGCGATGGGCTTCGCGTTGGTAACGGTATTGATGGTTGCTGACAGCATGAACCTGACCGACATCGTTAATGGGCAGAAGGGGGGTATTTGGCATTGGTACTGGATTCCATTGCTACCAATGTTCTTCGTTTACTTCATTTCCGGTTTAGCAGAAACCAACCGTGCGCCGTTTGACGTTGCGGAAGGGGAGTCTGAAATTGTTGCCGGTTTCCATGTTGAATATTCTGGTATGGCATTCGCCGTATTCTTCCTAGCAGAATATTCGATGATGATTCTGATCTCCTTTATGACAGCGATTATGTTCCTTGGTGGTTGGTTATCGCCGTTTGACGGTATTCCTGGGGTGGAAGCAGTTTTTGGTTGGATTCCTGGATTTATCTGGTTGTTTGCTAAGGTTGCCTTCTTATTATTCTTGTTCTTGTGGTTCCGTGCGACTTTCCCACGTTATCGCTACGACCAAATCATGCGTCTGGGCTGGAAAGTTTTGATTCCAGTGACAATCGTATGGGTGTTCGTTGTGATGATCATGGAATATGTCAAACTTGGCCCTTGGTTCAATTAA
- the nuoI gene encoding NADH-quinone oxidoreductase subunit NuoI: protein MIAFLKHQVKTFGLIELFKGLAVTGKYLFKKKITVRYPEEKTPLSPRFRGHHALRRYENGEERCIACKLCEAVCPANAITIESEEREDGSRRTTQYDIDMFKCIYCGFCEEACPVDAIVETRVFEYEFHERGPHIMTKEKLLAFGDKHEAQIAADRAADAKYR from the coding sequence ATGATTGCATTTTTAAAACATCAAGTTAAAACCTTTGGATTGATTGAACTATTCAAAGGCTTGGCAGTAACAGGTAAATACCTTTTCAAAAAGAAGATTACCGTTCGTTACCCAGAAGAAAAAACACCACTTTCTCCTCGTTTCAGAGGCCACCATGCGCTTCGACGTTATGAGAATGGTGAAGAGCGTTGCATTGCGTGTAAATTGTGTGAAGCAGTATGTCCAGCAAATGCCATTACCATTGAATCAGAAGAGAGAGAAGATGGTTCTCGTCGTACAACGCAATACGACATCGATATGTTCAAGTGTATTTACTGTGGTTTCTGCGAAGAAGCCTGCCCAGTAGATGCGATTGTAGAAACGCGTGTTTTTGAATATGAGTTCCACGAGAGAGGACCTCATATTATGACAAAAGAAAAGCTGTTGGCTTTTGGTGATAAGCACGAAGCGCAAATTGCTGCTGATAGAGCAGCAGACGCTAAGTACCGTTAA
- a CDS encoding NADH-quinone oxidoreductase subunit C, translating to MKQSVLDLQTQVSKLLAGAVVDSKVQFNELTIELTPEKALDAFLTLRDQFGFDELIDVTAVDYLHYGEANWETMAAPNKGFSRGVFDFDEEDSSDEGQFMSRRFAVVYHFLSVEHNYRIRVKVFPEDTQMPIVDSIVQVWNSANWFEREVFDMFGIVFKGHPDLRRILTDYGFVGHPLRKDFPLTGYVEMRYDSEKGRVVYEPVEIENRVNVPRVIREDKTA from the coding sequence ATGAAACAGTCGGTACTGGATTTACAAACTCAGGTCAGCAAATTGCTGGCAGGAGCTGTTGTTGACTCAAAAGTTCAATTTAATGAATTGACGATAGAGTTGACGCCAGAAAAAGCGTTAGATGCTTTTTTGACTTTAAGAGACCAATTCGGCTTTGACGAGTTGATTGATGTCACAGCAGTTGACTATCTACACTATGGTGAAGCTAACTGGGAAACGATGGCTGCACCAAATAAAGGTTTTAGCCGTGGTGTGTTTGACTTTGATGAAGAAGACTCTTCAGACGAAGGACAGTTTATGTCTAGACGTTTTGCTGTTGTTTATCACTTCTTGTCTGTTGAACACAATTATCGAATTCGAGTGAAGGTGTTCCCAGAAGATACTCAAATGCCGATCGTTGATTCTATCGTTCAAGTTTGGAACTCAGCTAACTGGTTTGAAAGAGAAGTCTTTGATATGTTTGGGATCGTTTTTAAAGGTCATCCAGATTTAAGAAGAATTTTGACTGACTATGGTTTTGTGGGACATCCTTTGAGAAAAGACTTCCCTCTTACGGGTTATGTTGAAATGCGCTATGACTCTGAAAAAGGGCGTGTTGTTTATGAACCAGTCGAAATTGAAAACCGTGTTAATGTTCCACGCGTAATTCGCGAAGATAAGACGGCTTAG